From one Planktothrix agardhii NIES-204 genomic stretch:
- a CDS encoding hemolysin-type calcium-binding region protein, translating into MSNITNNSNDIPVILDEPINTVSPTTTINSPDANFQGSNSSSTAIVNDIGAGGESQATTISPTGEVKQSSESVFIPGATSSEATATAISSTDILPTTEVKVVLKPDNNNNNSNSSSSSTTIVNDIGAGGESQATTISPTGEVKQSSESVFIPGATSSQTTATAISGTDILPTTEVKVVLKPDNNNNDSNSSSSSTTIVNDIGAGGESQATTISPTGEVKQSSESVFIPDATSSQATATAISSTDILPTTEVKVVLKPDNNNNNSNSSSSSTTVVNDIGAGGESQATTISPTGEVKQSSESVFIPDATSSQATATAISGTDILPTTEAKVVLKPDNNNNDSNSSSSSTTIVNDAGAGKDSQATTISPTGEVKQSSESVFIPDATSSKATATAISGTNILPTTEAKVVLKPDNNNNDSNSSSSSTTIVNDAGAGKDSQATTISPTGEVKQSSESVFIPGATSSKATATAISSTDILPTTEVKVVLKPDNNNNNSNSSSSSTTIVNDAGAGKDSQATTISPTGEVKQSSESVFIPGATSSKATATAISSTDILPTTEVKVVIESDNNNNDSNSSSSILIQISPEPNPLTVIAIERTPQLGSIENDQLIGSNENDAIRGFKGADKIEGKSGTDLLQGNKGNDTLDGGNDQDILRGGKGNDILIGGNGDDILIGDLGQDELTGGADADVFVFNTNPNFPNSNPNLADIITDFNAAEGDKIGLSENLIGQPLILETFDYNADGSLDATIIKLGSDSQSEVLGVVLGTVSVNGQTTLTPTDFTVISNSLLMLS; encoded by the coding sequence ATGAGCAATATTACCAACAATTCTAACGATATTCCCGTTATCCTAGATGAACCTATAAATACAGTATCTCCGACCACTACAATTAACTCCCCCGATGCCAATTTTCAAGGGAGTAATTCTAGTTCCACTGCTATTGTCAATGACATCGGTGCTGGGGGAGAAAGTCAAGCTACAACAATTTCCCCAACTGGAGAAGTTAAACAGAGTAGTGAGTCTGTGTTTATTCCTGGTGCTACTTCTAGTGAAGCAACAGCAACAGCTATTAGTAGTACGGATATATTACCAACTACCGAGGTAAAAGTAGTGCTCAAACCTGATAATAACAATAACAATAGTAATTCTAGTTCTAGTTCGACTACTATTGTCAATGACATCGGTGCGGGGGGAGAAAGTCAAGCTACAACAATTTCCCCAACTGGAGAAGTTAAACAGAGTAGTGAGTCTGTATTTATTCCTGGTGCTACTTCTAGTCAAACAACAGCAACGGCTATTAGTGGTACGGATATATTACCAACTACCGAGGTAAAAGTAGTGCTCAAACCTGATAATAACAATAACGATAGTAATTCTAGTTCTAGTTCGACTACTATTGTCAATGACATCGGTGCGGGGGGAGAAAGTCAAGCTACAACAATTTCCCCAACTGGAGAAGTTAAACAGAGTAGTGAGTCTGTATTTATTCCCGATGCTACTTCTAGTCAAGCGACAGCAACAGCTATTAGTAGTACGGATATATTACCAACTACCGAGGTAAAAGTAGTGCTCAAACCTGATAATAACAATAACAATAGTAATTCTAGTTCTAGTTCGACTACTGTTGTCAATGACATCGGTGCGGGGGGAGAAAGTCAAGCTACAACAATTTCCCCAACTGGAGAAGTTAAACAGAGTAGTGAGTCTGTATTTATTCCCGATGCTACTTCTAGTCAAGCGACAGCAACAGCTATTAGTGGTACGGATATATTACCAACTACCGAGGCAAAAGTAGTGCTCAAACCTGATAATAACAATAACGATAGTAATTCTAGTTCTAGTTCGACTACTATTGTCAATGACGCAGGTGCGGGGAAAGACAGTCAAGCTACAACAATTTCCCCAACTGGAGAAGTTAAACAGAGTAGTGAGTCTGTATTTATTCCCGATGCTACTTCTAGTAAAGCGACAGCAACAGCTATTAGTGGTACGAATATATTACCAACTACCGAGGCAAAAGTAGTGCTCAAACCTGATAATAACAATAACGATAGTAATTCTAGTTCTAGTTCGACTACTATTGTCAATGACGCAGGTGCGGGGAAAGACAGTCAAGCTACAACAATTTCCCCAACTGGAGAAGTTAAACAGAGTAGTGAGTCTGTGTTTATTCCTGGTGCTACTTCTAGTAAAGCAACAGCAACGGCTATTAGTAGTACGGATATATTACCAACTACCGAGGTAAAAGTAGTGCTCAAACCTGATAATAACAATAACAATAGTAATTCTAGTTCTAGTTCGACTACTATTGTCAATGACGCAGGTGCGGGGAAAGACAGTCAAGCTACAACAATTTCCCCAACTGGAGAAGTTAAACAGAGTAGTGAGTCTGTGTTTATTCCTGGTGCTACTTCTAGTAAAGCAACAGCAACGGCTATTAGTAGTACGGATATATTACCAACTACCGAGGTAAAAGTGGTAATAGAATCTGATAATAACAATAACGATAGTAATTCTAGTTCTAGTATCTTAATTCAGATTAGTCCAGAACCGAATCCTTTAACCGTTATAGCTATTGAACGCACACCACAACTCGGTAGTATCGAAAATGATCAACTCATTGGTAGCAATGAAAATGATGCAATACGCGGGTTTAAAGGCGCAGATAAAATTGAAGGTAAAAGTGGAACAGACTTATTACAAGGAAACAAAGGTAATGATACTCTTGATGGAGGAAATGATCAAGATATTCTTAGAGGGGGGAAAGGCAATGATATCTTAATCGGTGGCAATGGTGATGATATTCTAATCGGTGATCTCGGTCAAGATGAATTAACAGGAGGAGCAGATGCGGATGTATTTGTCTTCAACACAAATCCCAATTTCCCAAACTCTAACCCCAATTTAGCAGATATAATTACAGACTTTAATGCTGCTGAAGGTGATAAGATTGGATTATCGGAAAACTTAATCGGACAACCGTTAATATTAGAAACCTTCGATTATAATGCTGATGGAAGTCTTGATGCTACTATCATTAAACTCGGTAGTGATAGTCAATCTGAAGTTCTTGGTGTTGTGTTAGGTACAGTTTCTGTAAATGGACAAACGACATTAACGCCAACCGATTTCACCGTGATTTCTAACAGCCTGCTAATGTTAAGCTAA
- a CDS encoding heterocyst differentiation protein produces MSAQYSYNNSKVAKAMSEEQFEQILDAILSGKYSWACVLILRFAGYNPLHYIPYRTYNRLAKDNNSNSQSQGNPTSVKSSAHTQTIPSGAGKVRDLTYLEPIPELSRGVSGGFRHLEVVENFYSP; encoded by the coding sequence ATGTCTGCTCAATATTCCTACAATAACTCGAAAGTCGCTAAAGCGATGAGTGAAGAACAATTTGAACAAATCCTAGATGCGATTTTATCGGGAAAGTATTCTTGGGCTTGTGTTTTAATCCTGCGTTTTGCCGGATATAATCCACTGCATTATATTCCCTATCGCACCTATAACCGACTGGCTAAGGATAATAATTCTAATTCTCAGTCTCAAGGTAATCCGACATCTGTTAAGTCAAGTGCTCACACCCAGACTATACCTTCTGGTGCGGGCAAAGTTCGGGACTTAACCTATTTGGAGCCTATTCCTGAATTGAGTCGGGGGGTTTCGGGAGGATTTCGGCATTTAGAGGTTGTCGAGAACTTCTATAGTCCTTAG
- a CDS encoding HlyD family secretion protein, whose translation MKPYKLFSSLSKNTNDDSDSQLSVTLQEEYLEDLELGIEQTKHTDHIYGGIAGSVPFPQLAPPQTVPKKSPPPASVPTAKPDWSNALQSLLDQPPASFPLQLMLGGFIFCIAFGAWGYFGTVDEVGQARGKLAPQGEVYKIHPVELGKVSLISIKEGQTVKKGQVLAELDRQIAIQELAGLQQQLTAFQAELTQKKGLIERIHLEAQTQTAIATAQLQSQQASIERVESQIVSNQHLLGQLNFEASATQKRVESLQPLKAETQSLIEKLQEGESAAKERLERLQPLLESGAISKDLLFQAEQNLRDQQRGIVQAQLSEKNSTQELIFQAEQGFRDRQRLITQSQGELKQSQVEIERLNAELAQKQAEAKTIQVATQQKIQQTELEVTQLKAQITNTQNLITTAEAKLQERYLYSPIDGVISALNVFNVGEVIQPGQTVAEITPKNAPLILTASLPNEKAGFVKTGMSVKVKFDAYPYQNYGVFEGTVRSISPDTKVDQAVGSVYKLEIVLKKDYVLQKDQKIQLKSGQTASADIIIRRRRIMDILLNPILQLQKNGIDL comes from the coding sequence ATGAAACCGTACAAACTATTTTCCTCTCTCAGTAAAAACACTAATGATGATTCAGACTCCCAATTGTCTGTAACCTTACAGGAGGAATACTTAGAGGATCTGGAATTGGGTATTGAACAGACAAAACACACCGATCATATTTATGGCGGTATAGCGGGTTCTGTTCCCTTTCCTCAACTTGCACCCCCCCAAACAGTCCCCAAAAAATCCCCTCCTCCAGCTAGTGTTCCGACGGCAAAACCGGACTGGTCAAATGCCTTACAGTCTCTACTGGATCAACCCCCGGCGTCTTTTCCCCTGCAATTAATGTTAGGAGGATTTATTTTTTGTATCGCCTTTGGTGCATGGGGATATTTCGGAACCGTAGATGAAGTCGGTCAAGCTAGAGGGAAATTAGCACCCCAAGGAGAAGTTTACAAAATCCATCCCGTTGAGTTGGGAAAAGTTTCTCTAATTTCGATTAAAGAAGGGCAAACTGTTAAAAAAGGTCAGGTTTTAGCCGAACTAGATCGACAAATTGCCATCCAAGAATTAGCGGGATTACAACAACAACTCACCGCCTTTCAAGCCGAACTAACTCAAAAAAAAGGGTTAATTGAACGGATTCATTTAGAAGCCCAAACCCAAACGGCGATTGCCACGGCTCAACTTCAATCTCAACAAGCCAGTATTGAACGAGTTGAAAGCCAAATTGTATCGAATCAGCACTTACTAGGTCAACTCAATTTTGAGGCGTCAGCAACTCAAAAACGAGTTGAATCTTTACAACCCTTAAAGGCAGAAACTCAAAGCCTAATTGAAAAATTGCAGGAGGGAGAATCAGCGGCTAAAGAACGACTAGAACGGCTACAACCTCTGTTAGAAAGTGGTGCTATTTCTAAAGACCTATTATTTCAAGCCGAACAAAACTTGCGGGATCAACAAAGAGGCATTGTTCAAGCTCAATTATCAGAAAAAAATAGTACCCAAGAACTGATTTTTCAAGCGGAACAAGGTTTTCGGGATCGACAAAGATTAATCACCCAATCTCAAGGAGAATTAAAACAATCTCAAGTTGAAATTGAACGATTAAATGCGGAATTAGCCCAGAAACAAGCGGAGGCAAAAACAATTCAAGTCGCAACCCAGCAAAAAATTCAACAAACTGAGTTAGAAGTAACTCAATTAAAAGCGCAAATTACAAATACTCAAAATTTAATTACAACGGCTGAAGCTAAACTTCAAGAACGATATCTCTATTCTCCCATTGATGGAGTTATTTCTGCCTTGAATGTGTTTAATGTGGGAGAAGTCATTCAACCCGGACAAACCGTGGCTGAAATTACGCCCAAAAATGCACCCCTAATTTTAACAGCTAGTCTCCCGAATGAGAAAGCTGGATTTGTGAAAACCGGAATGTCGGTTAAAGTCAAATTCGATGCTTATCCCTATCAAAATTATGGGGTATTTGAAGGAACAGTTCGCTCAATTTCACCCGATACAAAAGTCGATCAAGCAGTCGGGTCAGTTTATAAATTAGAAATTGTCTTAAAAAAAGACTACGTTTTGCAAAAGGATCAGAAAATTCAGTTAAAATCTGGACAAACGGCTAGTGCGGATATTATTATTCGTCGTCGTCGGATTATGGATATTCTACTTAATCCCATTCTGCAATTGCAGAAAAATGGCATAGATTTGTAG
- a CDS encoding cyclic nucleotide-binding protein yields the protein MIKPNLTERDRAFTPSPKTSQYLLIATLENLLTQIQVDTINLAAWSQHWHLHSFQLGDSIDDIAIFTKKTVNSEPNPKPLVYLVVEGRVRLLAWDKNLNREVSVSVIEPGETFGGDQAGWEYSNLSYQAIAASDVIVASIPLVEIPAQTQLQTYLKTTIESRQRLLFFKTQTDWGRLASHRLQELLSNCTQHHINAGTPVLSAIPIEQSRFWLYQGQITGADTVPQVGDSWGEPDRISPEWIAATELVVYQLPAETLQTTSVQGGKSPIRTQEKTVYLQPPTVKPSPVIAPPTPQTLSFPKPKRQRVWRGFWQRYPFIEQQSSSDCGIACLAMISQYWGKYLSINSLRNISDVGRSGVSLKNLTLTSEKLGYQARPVRASLNRLETEKKPWIAHWQGDHYIVVYKVRRHQVVIADPGEGRKTLSRQAFLTGWTGYALLLEPTDQFHELQEQKRSLGRFAGVIWPHRFLGLQIVLLSLLIQIFGIVTPLLTQIILDRVVVNKSLTSLNVFALGLLLFGVWSLGLSSIRQYLLSYLSNRLDLTLIGGFINHALKLPLKFFESRRVGDIITRVQENQKIQRFLVGQILLSALNVVTGFVYLGLMLYYNWKLTILILGIVPLIILLTLAATPMLRHISRQVFNASADQNSTLVEILTGINTVKAVAAEPELRWRWEERLTKQMNVQFKAQKLGINLEFVSGLINSIGSTALLWFGATLVIQDQLTIGQFVAFNMMQGYVISPILALVGLWDELQEVLISVERLNDVFEQEPEETPQKPLIVLPRIQGEIHFDNVTFRYQEDAETNILQNLSFKFPPGQTIAIVGRSGSGKSTLVKLLQGLYHPTTGHIYVDGHEIRHVSPPSLRSQMGVVPQDCYLFSGTLLENITLYRDEYTLDQVIEAAKLAEVHGFIQGLPLGYYTKVGERGSSLSGGQRQRVAIARALLGSPRILILDEATSSLDTESEHRFQRNLEQMQRDRTTIIIAHRLSTVRSADCILVIDKGILVEQGNHEHLMATQGLYYHLAQQQLAL from the coding sequence ATGATCAAACCTAACTTAACTGAACGGGATCGGGCGTTTACACCTAGCCCTAAGACTTCTCAATATTTATTGATTGCCACCTTAGAAAATCTCTTAACACAAATCCAAGTCGATACCATTAATCTTGCAGCTTGGAGTCAACATTGGCATCTCCACTCGTTTCAACTAGGAGATTCTATTGATGATATAGCCATTTTTACCAAAAAAACAGTTAACAGTGAACCCAATCCAAAACCCCTGGTTTATTTAGTCGTTGAAGGTCGAGTCCGACTCCTAGCCTGGGACAAAAATCTAAATCGGGAGGTTTCAGTTTCAGTGATTGAACCCGGTGAAACCTTTGGCGGGGATCAAGCCGGATGGGAATACTCAAATTTATCTTATCAAGCGATCGCAGCCAGTGATGTCATTGTGGCTTCGATTCCTCTTGTCGAAATTCCAGCCCAGACCCAACTACAAACCTATCTAAAAACCACCATCGAAAGCCGACAACGGTTATTATTCTTCAAAACCCAAACGGACTGGGGACGGTTGGCCAGTCACCGACTACAAGAACTTTTATCCAACTGCACCCAACATCACATCAACGCCGGAACTCCCGTACTCTCTGCGATCCCAATAGAACAGAGCCGATTTTGGCTGTATCAAGGACAAATTACAGGCGCCGATACCGTTCCCCAGGTGGGCGACAGTTGGGGAGAACCCGATCGCATCTCCCCAGAATGGATCGCCGCCACGGAGTTAGTCGTGTATCAACTTCCCGCAGAAACCTTACAGACAACATCCGTACAAGGCGGGAAATCTCCGATACGGACACAGGAAAAAACCGTTTATCTTCAACCCCCCACTGTGAAACCCTCTCCAGTGATCGCTCCGCCAACGCCCCAAACCCTCAGCTTCCCAAAACCCAAACGTCAACGAGTCTGGCGAGGATTTTGGCAACGCTATCCTTTTATAGAACAGCAAAGCTCCTCCGACTGTGGGATCGCTTGTTTGGCGATGATTAGTCAATATTGGGGGAAATATTTAAGTATTAATAGCCTCCGTAATATTTCGGATGTAGGACGATCTGGAGTCTCCTTAAAAAATCTCACTCTTACCTCAGAAAAATTAGGTTATCAAGCGCGACCAGTCCGGGCAAGTTTGAATCGTTTAGAAACCGAAAAAAAACCTTGGATTGCCCATTGGCAAGGGGATCATTATATTGTGGTCTATAAAGTCCGGCGCCATCAAGTGGTGATTGCTGATCCGGGTGAGGGCAGAAAAACCCTCTCTCGTCAGGCGTTTTTAACCGGATGGACGGGCTATGCTTTACTTTTGGAACCCACCGATCAATTCCATGAACTCCAAGAGCAGAAACGCTCTCTTGGTCGGTTTGCTGGGGTAATTTGGCCCCATCGGTTTTTAGGATTACAAATTGTTTTGTTATCCCTATTAATTCAGATATTTGGGATTGTTACTCCCTTATTAACCCAGATTATTTTAGATCGGGTTGTGGTGAATAAAAGTCTCACCAGTTTGAATGTATTTGCCTTGGGGTTGTTATTATTTGGCGTGTGGAGTTTGGGGTTATCTTCAATTCGACAATATCTATTGAGTTACTTATCAAATCGTTTGGATTTAACTCTAATTGGTGGGTTTATTAACCACGCCCTAAAACTTCCTTTAAAGTTCTTTGAGTCCCGCCGCGTCGGGGATATCATTACCCGGGTTCAAGAAAATCAGAAAATTCAACGGTTTCTCGTCGGTCAAATTTTATTGTCGGCGTTGAATGTTGTGACGGGGTTTGTGTATTTAGGGTTGATGCTTTATTACAACTGGAAACTCACAATTTTAATTTTAGGAATTGTGCCTTTAATTATTCTTCTAACCTTAGCAGCAACGCCAATGTTACGACATATTTCCCGTCAAGTATTTAATGCCTCTGCCGATCAAAATTCAACTTTAGTGGAAATTTTGACCGGAATTAATACAGTAAAAGCAGTAGCGGCGGAACCGGAATTACGTTGGCGTTGGGAAGAACGATTAACCAAACAGATGAATGTTCAGTTTAAAGCTCAGAAATTAGGGATTAATTTAGAATTTGTCAGTGGGTTAATTAATTCAATAGGAAGTACAGCCTTACTTTGGTTTGGTGCAACTTTAGTAATTCAAGATCAATTAACTATTGGTCAGTTTGTCGCCTTTAATATGATGCAGGGTTATGTAATTAGTCCGATTCTTGCCTTAGTAGGATTATGGGACGAATTGCAAGAAGTATTAATTTCCGTAGAACGGTTAAATGATGTATTTGAACAAGAACCGGAAGAAACCCCGCAAAAACCGTTAATTGTATTACCGAGAATCCAGGGAGAAATTCACTTTGATAACGTGACTTTTCGTTATCAGGAAGATGCCGAAACGAATATTTTGCAAAATCTTTCTTTTAAATTTCCTCCAGGTCAAACCATTGCTATTGTTGGGCGCAGTGGTTCAGGGAAAAGCACCCTAGTTAAATTACTGCAAGGTTTGTACCATCCCACAACCGGACATATTTATGTGGATGGGCATGAAATTCGCCATGTTTCTCCCCCTTCTTTACGTTCACAAATGGGCGTTGTTCCCCAGGATTGTTATTTATTTTCAGGAACGCTTTTAGAAAATATTACTCTGTATCGGGATGAATATACTTTAGATCAAGTTATTGAGGCTGCAAAATTAGCAGAAGTTCATGGATTTATTCAAGGTTTACCTTTAGGATATTATACCAAAGTTGGAGAACGGGGATCAAGTTTATCGGGAGGACAACGGCAACGAGTAGCGATCGCTAGAGCTTTATTAGGAAGTCCTAGAATTCTAATTTTAGATGAGGCAACCAGTTCTTTAGATACCGAAAGTGAACACCGTTTTCAACGCAATTTAGAACAAATGCAACGCGACCGCACCACCATTATTATTGCCCATCGTCTCTCAACCGTGAGAAGTGCCGATTGTATTTTAGTTATAGACAAAGGCATTTTAGTTGAACAGGGCAACCATGAACACCTAATGGCAACTCAAGGACTCTATTATCATTTAGCTCAACAACAACTGGCTTTATAG
- a CDS encoding hypothetical protein (Protein of unknown function DUF218) has translation MNWRPLQLKHKLCLKILLLGVIILLITFSSSVWHQFQKLSVASGQPVDTFFVLGGSIKREMYVTELAKQNPDIRILISTGSDDPCILKLFEREQAPTQQVWLEKCANSTFDNFFYSQPILSKWQAHHVKLITSPTHLPRAKWMAQIMLGSHGIWVDVETVKESGVPANRELWLKTGMDVTRTFLWALASQVIQPSCSNLTQLEEVNLKKWCQEKFSCEYQSGIDFKLICQEKEP, from the coding sequence ATGAATTGGCGACCATTACAATTAAAACATAAATTGTGCCTAAAAATTTTACTCCTAGGTGTTATTATTCTATTGATCACGTTTTCGAGTAGTGTTTGGCATCAATTCCAGAAGCTATCTGTCGCCTCCGGGCAACCTGTGGATACATTTTTCGTCCTGGGGGGAAGTATTAAACGGGAAATGTATGTCACCGAACTAGCAAAACAAAATCCCGATATTCGGATTTTAATTTCAACCGGATCAGATGATCCCTGTATTTTAAAATTATTTGAACGCGAACAAGCTCCGACGCAACAAGTTTGGTTAGAAAAGTGTGCAAATTCTACTTTTGATAATTTTTTTTATAGTCAACCTATTCTGAGCAAATGGCAGGCTCATCATGTTAAATTAATTACCTCTCCCACCCATTTACCCAGGGCAAAATGGATGGCTCAAATTATGTTAGGATCTCATGGAATTTGGGTAGATGTGGAAACAGTAAAAGAAAGCGGAGTTCCTGCAAATCGGGAATTGTGGCTAAAAACAGGAATGGATGTAACCCGAACTTTTTTATGGGCGTTAGCAAGTCAAGTAATTCAACCCTCCTGTTCTAATCTAACTCAACTTGAGGAGGTAAATCTTAAAAAGTGGTGTCAGGAAAAATTTAGCTGTGAATATCAAAGTGGGATTGATTTTAAGTTGATTTGTCAGGAAAAGGAGCCCTAA
- a CDS encoding acriflavin resistance protein, which produces MIQSPLKSAMREKFNISRACIAHPRIAIGFWIGVIIAGILAFSHLKYALFPEVTFPVVVVSTTAPISTATDTELKVTLPIETGVKSIPGVYDFRSSTYPGRSIVSLAFLVGTSLESSTNQVETALKTIQLPAETTYNIIPLNLNESTAITYAIKSESKTLKELTTITKSAIIPQLKDLPGVLKVNLLGDGLSREAKKDIASLSSSQTLIQDPQTLVRYNGENVLAFQVVKRSDANTLEVVNQVKNTINSIQNKLTDVKLILAETQADYIREATNSTVNELLLAIVLAIAIVFPFLRNFRATLITALAIPTSLLGTCIVMAIAGFNLETITLLALALVIGIVIDDAIVDVENIARLIDAGETPREAAIKGTDEIGLTVTASTLTIVAVFLPVAFMGDALGQFFKPFALTISSAVVISLLVARTLSPVLAVYWLKPAKNRPENYTPKPNPIIESYSRLLQWSLSHRKRVILIAILSFVAGLALIPFVPQGFLPRLDRGEFVINYSYPLPQISNLQLQNKSEPNTPPRDAPGQVSNDIFQKQGAFDWLTDLAKNPIQLFLRKTRTTAEKIETVVLNTPDVEKALIIIGIKGQPNKGRIYVKLKNNRQLTTLESQDQIRSNLPKINNVTISVEDIQFVETGDEKPLQIVLVGEDIQQLNNIAKTIKEKVAKLPGFVDVRVTGEENISNTINQIERFNGQRAAYITANLSQGQLLGDATNQVIEIAQPLISNGVTLKLTGDSARIGQVLNSFLVTLLFSVICMLGLLFLLFGRWVEPAVVGLTLPLCLVGAMLALLITQSDFGIISLIGLIFLLGLLDKNVLLLMDYINQLRQKGMGRNQAIIETGVVRLRPIVMTTASTILGMLPIALGLGAGSELRQPMAVAIIGGLITSTLLSLIVVPVLNTFLEDEWLKIKKRFKKQSL; this is translated from the coding sequence ATGATTCAGTCTCCTCTCAAATCTGCTATGCGAGAAAAGTTTAATATTTCTCGCGCTTGTATCGCTCATCCTCGAATTGCAATTGGGTTTTGGATTGGGGTAATTATAGCCGGAATTTTGGCATTTAGTCATCTCAAATATGCCTTATTTCCAGAGGTGACATTTCCGGTGGTAGTTGTGAGTACCACTGCACCCATTTCTACCGCAACGGACACGGAATTAAAGGTTACTTTACCGATTGAAACGGGGGTAAAATCTATTCCTGGGGTCTATGATTTCCGTTCATCGACTTATCCAGGTAGGAGTATTGTTAGTTTAGCATTTTTAGTGGGAACCAGTTTAGAATCCTCAACAAATCAAGTGGAAACAGCTTTAAAAACTATTCAATTACCTGCTGAAACTACTTATAATATAATTCCTTTAAACTTAAACGAATCAACGGCAATTACTTACGCAATTAAAAGCGAAAGCAAAACCTTAAAAGAATTAACCACAATTACTAAAAGTGCAATTATTCCCCAACTCAAAGATTTACCAGGGGTGTTAAAAGTTAATCTATTAGGAGATGGATTAAGTCGGGAGGCGAAAAAGGATATTGCCTCCTTATCCAGTTCTCAAACGTTAATTCAAGACCCGCAAACTTTAGTTAGATATAATGGGGAAAATGTCTTAGCGTTTCAGGTGGTAAAACGCAGTGATGCCAATACCTTAGAAGTAGTTAATCAAGTTAAAAATACCATTAATAGTATACAAAATAAATTAACAGATGTCAAGCTAATTTTAGCAGAAACCCAAGCCGATTATATTAGAGAAGCTACCAATTCTACAGTTAATGAATTATTGTTAGCAATTGTTTTAGCCATTGCAATTGTATTTCCATTTTTAAGGAATTTTAGGGCAACCTTAATCACCGCCTTAGCCATTCCCACTTCTTTATTAGGAACCTGCATTGTGATGGCAATTGCTGGATTCAACTTAGAAACAATAACCCTATTAGCTTTAGCATTAGTAATTGGAATTGTTATAGATGATGCTATTGTTGATGTAGAGAATATTGCCAGATTAATTGATGCTGGAGAAACACCCAGAGAAGCCGCGATAAAAGGAACAGATGAAATTGGGTTAACGGTGACAGCTTCCACCTTAACAATTGTAGCAGTTTTTCTCCCCGTAGCCTTTATGGGAGATGCGTTGGGACAGTTTTTTAAACCCTTTGCTTTAACGATTTCTTCGGCTGTAGTTATATCATTATTAGTCGCCAGAACTTTATCTCCAGTTTTAGCAGTTTATTGGTTAAAACCCGCAAAAAATAGACCGGAAAATTATACTCCCAAACCCAACCCAATTATCGAAAGTTATAGTCGATTATTGCAATGGTCACTCAGCCACCGAAAACGAGTTATTCTAATCGCTATTTTGAGTTTTGTTGCTGGTTTAGCCTTAATTCCTTTTGTCCCCCAAGGGTTTTTACCGCGACTCGATAGGGGAGAATTTGTGATTAATTATTCCTATCCCCTTCCTCAAATTTCTAATCTTCAACTTCAGAATAAATCTGAACCAAATACCCCCCCCAGAGACGCACCAGGACAAGTCTCCAATGATATATTTCAAAAGCAAGGAGCGTTTGATTGGTTAACAGATTTAGCCAAAAATCCAATTCAACTATTTCTGAGAAAAACTCGCACGACCGCCGAAAAAATAGAAACGGTGGTTTTGAATACTCCCGATGTTGAAAAAGCCTTAATAATTATTGGAATTAAAGGACAACCAAATAAAGGTAGAATTTATGTCAAACTAAAAAATAATCGTCAACTAACAACCTTAGAATCTCAAGATCAAATTCGTTCAAATTTGCCCAAAATTAATAACGTTACTATCAGTGTGGAAGATATTCAATTTGTAGAAACAGGGGATGAAAAACCCCTACAAATTGTGTTAGTTGGAGAGGATATTCAACAATTAAATAATATAGCCAAAACCATTAAAGAAAAAGTCGCAAAATTACCGGGTTTTGTGGATGTTCGGGTAACGGGTGAAGAAAATATATCTAATACTATCAACCAAATTGAACGATTTAACGGTCAACGGGCGGCTTATATTACTGCTAATTTAAGCCAAGGTCAATTATTAGGGGATGCGACAAATCAAGTTATTGAGATTGCTCAACCTTTAATTTCTAATGGAGTTACCTTAAAATTAACTGGAGATTCTGCCAGAATTGGTCAAGTTTTAAATAGCTTTCTGGTAACTCTTTTATTTTCTGTTATTTGTATGTTAGGGTTACTATTCCTATTATTTGGTCGTTGGGTAGAACCTGCGGTAGTTGGGTTAACGCTTCCTTTGTGTTTAGTGGGAGCAATGTTAGCTTTATTAATCACTCAAAGTGATTTTGGCATTATTTCTTTAATTGGGTTGATTTTCCTGTTAGGATTATTAGATAAAAATGTGTTATTATTGATGGATTATATTAACCAATTACGTCAAAAAGGTATGGGTCGAAATCAGGCAATTATTGAGACGGGAGTTGTACGTTTAAGACCCATTGTGATGACTACTGCTTCGACGATTTTGGGAATGTTACCGATTGCGTTAGGATTAGGTGCAGGGTCAGAATTAAGACAACCGATGGCCGTTGCGATTATTGGGGGTTTAATCACTTCTACTTTATTAAGTTTAATTGTTGTTCCGGTTTTAAATACATTTTTGGAAGATGAATGGTTGAAGATTAAAAAACGATTTAAGAAACAAAGTTTATAG